Proteins from a genomic interval of Coregonus clupeaformis isolate EN_2021a chromosome 4, ASM2061545v1, whole genome shotgun sequence:
- the LOC121548828 gene encoding transcription factor ETV6 isoform X2 yields MSESPSQITTKERSSFSPSSASPLPNSTSSPVHAPTARPASRMEDEPARLPVHLRLQPVFWSREDVGQWLRWAEREFALRPNTSGSFQMNGKALLLLTKEDFRYRSPHSGDVLYELLQHILKQRKPHVPYPSAYFPGNSFHPLPEGALQHHKLEETVRRTPRGTEPLPQHPPTIELRHRSRSPIQPAPRLSPLDLNHPRPGAEDHLQTSSQLPDSNHQLPEDLYTLSVSPATPNGRCATPREAPCPGSPGCQDAAPHRVIQLMPSAIMHPLLLSPGRGGAAGDFRHGRGGPPLQAPHENGREGKGHIQLALAHHQQQQHALHQQEEALYRNHHVIVPVSPPEEQAMPIGRIADCRLLWDYVYQLLSDSRYENYIRWEDTETKVFRIMDPNGLARLWGNHKNRTNMTYEKMSRALRHYYKLNIIRKEPGQRLLFRFMKTPDEIMSGQTERLDHIESDTEDQIYIKEEC; encoded by the exons ATGTCAGAATCTCCATCGCAGATCACAACCAAG GAGAGGAGCTCATTCAGTCCTTCCTCCGCGAGCCCCCTGCCAAACTCCACTTCCTCCCCCGTCCATGCTCCCACAGCCAGGCCAGCCAGCCGAATGGAGGACGAACCTGCCAGGCTGCCAGTGCACCtgc gCCTGCAGCCAGTGTTTTGGAGCAGGGAGGACGTGGGCCAGTGGCTGCGCTGGGCGGAGAGGGAGTTTGCCCTGCGGCCCAACACCAGCGGCAGCTTCCAGATGAACGGCAAGGCCCTGCTCCTCCTCACCAAGGAGGACTTCCGCTACCGCTCGCCCCACTCCG GGGACGTCCTGTACGAGCTGCTGCAGCACATCCTGAAGCAGAGGAAGCCACACGTCCCCTACCCCTCCGCCTACTTCCCCGGCAACTCCTTTCACCCTCTGCCAGAGGGAGCTCTCCAGCACCACAAACTGGAAG AAACGGTACGGCGGACACCACGTGGTACAGAGCCCCTACCCCAGCACCCTCCCACCATCGAGCTCCGACACCGCTCCCGCTCGCCCATCCAACCCGCTCCCCGCCTCTCCCCCCTGGACCTCAACCACCCACGCCCTGGAGCCGAGGACCACCTCCAGACGTCCTCCCAGCTGCCTGACAGCAACCACCAATTGCCCGAGGACTTGTACACTCTGTCGGTGTCCCCGGCCACCCCTAACGGCCGCTGCGCCACGCCCCGCGAGGCCCCCTGCCCAGGCAGCCCCGGGTGCCAGGACGCTGCCCCCCATCGTGTCATCCAGCTCATGCCCAGCGCCATCATGCACCCCCTGCTGCTCAGCCCAGGGCGAGGAGGTGCTGCTGGAGACTTCAGGCATGGCCGTGGGGGGCCACCACTTCAGGCCCCCCATGAAAATGGGCGTGAGGGGAAAGGCCACATCCAGCTGGCACTGGcccaccaccagcagcagcaacatGCTCTGCATCAGCAGGAGGAGGCGCTGTACAGGAACCACCACGTCATCGTGCCCGTCTCGCCACCAGAGGAGCAGGCAATGCCCATTGGACGGATAGCAG ACTGCAGGCTGCTGTGGGACTACGTCTACCAGCTCCTCTCAGACAGCCGGTACGAGAACTACATCCGCTGGGAGGACACAGAGACCAAAGTCTTCCGCATCATGGACCCCAATGGCCTGGCTCGCCTGTGGGGGAACCACAAG AACAGGACCAATATGACATACGAGAAGATGTCACGAGCACTGAGACACTACTACAAACTGAACATTATCAGGAAAGAGCCAGGACAGAGACTCTTATTCAG GTTCATGAAAACCCCAGATGAGATTATGAGTGGACAAACTGAAAGGCTGGATCACATAGAGTCTGACACAGAAGATCAAATCTACATCAAAGAGGAATGCTGA
- the LOC121548828 gene encoding transcription factor ETV6 isoform X1, with protein sequence MSESPSQITTKQERSSFSPSSASPLPNSTSSPVHAPTARPASRMEDEPARLPVHLRLQPVFWSREDVGQWLRWAEREFALRPNTSGSFQMNGKALLLLTKEDFRYRSPHSGDVLYELLQHILKQRKPHVPYPSAYFPGNSFHPLPEGALQHHKLEETVRRTPRGTEPLPQHPPTIELRHRSRSPIQPAPRLSPLDLNHPRPGAEDHLQTSSQLPDSNHQLPEDLYTLSVSPATPNGRCATPREAPCPGSPGCQDAAPHRVIQLMPSAIMHPLLLSPGRGGAAGDFRHGRGGPPLQAPHENGREGKGHIQLALAHHQQQQHALHQQEEALYRNHHVIVPVSPPEEQAMPIGRIADCRLLWDYVYQLLSDSRYENYIRWEDTETKVFRIMDPNGLARLWGNHKNRTNMTYEKMSRALRHYYKLNIIRKEPGQRLLFRFMKTPDEIMSGQTERLDHIESDTEDQIYIKEEC encoded by the exons ATGTCAGAATCTCCATCGCAGATCACAACCAAG CAGGAGAGGAGCTCATTCAGTCCTTCCTCCGCGAGCCCCCTGCCAAACTCCACTTCCTCCCCCGTCCATGCTCCCACAGCCAGGCCAGCCAGCCGAATGGAGGACGAACCTGCCAGGCTGCCAGTGCACCtgc gCCTGCAGCCAGTGTTTTGGAGCAGGGAGGACGTGGGCCAGTGGCTGCGCTGGGCGGAGAGGGAGTTTGCCCTGCGGCCCAACACCAGCGGCAGCTTCCAGATGAACGGCAAGGCCCTGCTCCTCCTCACCAAGGAGGACTTCCGCTACCGCTCGCCCCACTCCG GGGACGTCCTGTACGAGCTGCTGCAGCACATCCTGAAGCAGAGGAAGCCACACGTCCCCTACCCCTCCGCCTACTTCCCCGGCAACTCCTTTCACCCTCTGCCAGAGGGAGCTCTCCAGCACCACAAACTGGAAG AAACGGTACGGCGGACACCACGTGGTACAGAGCCCCTACCCCAGCACCCTCCCACCATCGAGCTCCGACACCGCTCCCGCTCGCCCATCCAACCCGCTCCCCGCCTCTCCCCCCTGGACCTCAACCACCCACGCCCTGGAGCCGAGGACCACCTCCAGACGTCCTCCCAGCTGCCTGACAGCAACCACCAATTGCCCGAGGACTTGTACACTCTGTCGGTGTCCCCGGCCACCCCTAACGGCCGCTGCGCCACGCCCCGCGAGGCCCCCTGCCCAGGCAGCCCCGGGTGCCAGGACGCTGCCCCCCATCGTGTCATCCAGCTCATGCCCAGCGCCATCATGCACCCCCTGCTGCTCAGCCCAGGGCGAGGAGGTGCTGCTGGAGACTTCAGGCATGGCCGTGGGGGGCCACCACTTCAGGCCCCCCATGAAAATGGGCGTGAGGGGAAAGGCCACATCCAGCTGGCACTGGcccaccaccagcagcagcaacatGCTCTGCATCAGCAGGAGGAGGCGCTGTACAGGAACCACCACGTCATCGTGCCCGTCTCGCCACCAGAGGAGCAGGCAATGCCCATTGGACGGATAGCAG ACTGCAGGCTGCTGTGGGACTACGTCTACCAGCTCCTCTCAGACAGCCGGTACGAGAACTACATCCGCTGGGAGGACACAGAGACCAAAGTCTTCCGCATCATGGACCCCAATGGCCTGGCTCGCCTGTGGGGGAACCACAAG AACAGGACCAATATGACATACGAGAAGATGTCACGAGCACTGAGACACTACTACAAACTGAACATTATCAGGAAAGAGCCAGGACAGAGACTCTTATTCAG GTTCATGAAAACCCCAGATGAGATTATGAGTGGACAAACTGAAAGGCTGGATCACATAGAGTCTGACACAGAAGATCAAATCTACATCAAAGAGGAATGCTGA
- the LOC121548828 gene encoding transcription factor ETV6 isoform X3: MEDEPARLPVHLRLQPVFWSREDVGQWLRWAEREFALRPNTSGSFQMNGKALLLLTKEDFRYRSPHSGDVLYELLQHILKQRKPHVPYPSAYFPGNSFHPLPEGALQHHKLEETVRRTPRGTEPLPQHPPTIELRHRSRSPIQPAPRLSPLDLNHPRPGAEDHLQTSSQLPDSNHQLPEDLYTLSVSPATPNGRCATPREAPCPGSPGCQDAAPHRVIQLMPSAIMHPLLLSPGRGGAAGDFRHGRGGPPLQAPHENGREGKGHIQLALAHHQQQQHALHQQEEALYRNHHVIVPVSPPEEQAMPIGRIADCRLLWDYVYQLLSDSRYENYIRWEDTETKVFRIMDPNGLARLWGNHKNRTNMTYEKMSRALRHYYKLNIIRKEPGQRLLFRFMKTPDEIMSGQTERLDHIESDTEDQIYIKEEC; the protein is encoded by the exons ATGGAGGACGAACCTGCCAGGCTGCCAGTGCACCtgc gCCTGCAGCCAGTGTTTTGGAGCAGGGAGGACGTGGGCCAGTGGCTGCGCTGGGCGGAGAGGGAGTTTGCCCTGCGGCCCAACACCAGCGGCAGCTTCCAGATGAACGGCAAGGCCCTGCTCCTCCTCACCAAGGAGGACTTCCGCTACCGCTCGCCCCACTCCG GGGACGTCCTGTACGAGCTGCTGCAGCACATCCTGAAGCAGAGGAAGCCACACGTCCCCTACCCCTCCGCCTACTTCCCCGGCAACTCCTTTCACCCTCTGCCAGAGGGAGCTCTCCAGCACCACAAACTGGAAG AAACGGTACGGCGGACACCACGTGGTACAGAGCCCCTACCCCAGCACCCTCCCACCATCGAGCTCCGACACCGCTCCCGCTCGCCCATCCAACCCGCTCCCCGCCTCTCCCCCCTGGACCTCAACCACCCACGCCCTGGAGCCGAGGACCACCTCCAGACGTCCTCCCAGCTGCCTGACAGCAACCACCAATTGCCCGAGGACTTGTACACTCTGTCGGTGTCCCCGGCCACCCCTAACGGCCGCTGCGCCACGCCCCGCGAGGCCCCCTGCCCAGGCAGCCCCGGGTGCCAGGACGCTGCCCCCCATCGTGTCATCCAGCTCATGCCCAGCGCCATCATGCACCCCCTGCTGCTCAGCCCAGGGCGAGGAGGTGCTGCTGGAGACTTCAGGCATGGCCGTGGGGGGCCACCACTTCAGGCCCCCCATGAAAATGGGCGTGAGGGGAAAGGCCACATCCAGCTGGCACTGGcccaccaccagcagcagcaacatGCTCTGCATCAGCAGGAGGAGGCGCTGTACAGGAACCACCACGTCATCGTGCCCGTCTCGCCACCAGAGGAGCAGGCAATGCCCATTGGACGGATAGCAG ACTGCAGGCTGCTGTGGGACTACGTCTACCAGCTCCTCTCAGACAGCCGGTACGAGAACTACATCCGCTGGGAGGACACAGAGACCAAAGTCTTCCGCATCATGGACCCCAATGGCCTGGCTCGCCTGTGGGGGAACCACAAG AACAGGACCAATATGACATACGAGAAGATGTCACGAGCACTGAGACACTACTACAAACTGAACATTATCAGGAAAGAGCCAGGACAGAGACTCTTATTCAG GTTCATGAAAACCCCAGATGAGATTATGAGTGGACAAACTGAAAGGCTGGATCACATAGAGTCTGACACAGAAGATCAAATCTACATCAAAGAGGAATGCTGA
- the LOC121548828 gene encoding transcription factor ETV6 isoform X4 has product MNGKALLLLTKEDFRYRSPHSGDVLYELLQHILKQRKPHVPYPSAYFPGNSFHPLPEGALQHHKLEETVRRTPRGTEPLPQHPPTIELRHRSRSPIQPAPRLSPLDLNHPRPGAEDHLQTSSQLPDSNHQLPEDLYTLSVSPATPNGRCATPREAPCPGSPGCQDAAPHRVIQLMPSAIMHPLLLSPGRGGAAGDFRHGRGGPPLQAPHENGREGKGHIQLALAHHQQQQHALHQQEEALYRNHHVIVPVSPPEEQAMPIGRIADCRLLWDYVYQLLSDSRYENYIRWEDTETKVFRIMDPNGLARLWGNHKNRTNMTYEKMSRALRHYYKLNIIRKEPGQRLLFRFMKTPDEIMSGQTERLDHIESDTEDQIYIKEEC; this is encoded by the exons ATGAACGGCAAGGCCCTGCTCCTCCTCACCAAGGAGGACTTCCGCTACCGCTCGCCCCACTCCG GGGACGTCCTGTACGAGCTGCTGCAGCACATCCTGAAGCAGAGGAAGCCACACGTCCCCTACCCCTCCGCCTACTTCCCCGGCAACTCCTTTCACCCTCTGCCAGAGGGAGCTCTCCAGCACCACAAACTGGAAG AAACGGTACGGCGGACACCACGTGGTACAGAGCCCCTACCCCAGCACCCTCCCACCATCGAGCTCCGACACCGCTCCCGCTCGCCCATCCAACCCGCTCCCCGCCTCTCCCCCCTGGACCTCAACCACCCACGCCCTGGAGCCGAGGACCACCTCCAGACGTCCTCCCAGCTGCCTGACAGCAACCACCAATTGCCCGAGGACTTGTACACTCTGTCGGTGTCCCCGGCCACCCCTAACGGCCGCTGCGCCACGCCCCGCGAGGCCCCCTGCCCAGGCAGCCCCGGGTGCCAGGACGCTGCCCCCCATCGTGTCATCCAGCTCATGCCCAGCGCCATCATGCACCCCCTGCTGCTCAGCCCAGGGCGAGGAGGTGCTGCTGGAGACTTCAGGCATGGCCGTGGGGGGCCACCACTTCAGGCCCCCCATGAAAATGGGCGTGAGGGGAAAGGCCACATCCAGCTGGCACTGGcccaccaccagcagcagcaacatGCTCTGCATCAGCAGGAGGAGGCGCTGTACAGGAACCACCACGTCATCGTGCCCGTCTCGCCACCAGAGGAGCAGGCAATGCCCATTGGACGGATAGCAG ACTGCAGGCTGCTGTGGGACTACGTCTACCAGCTCCTCTCAGACAGCCGGTACGAGAACTACATCCGCTGGGAGGACACAGAGACCAAAGTCTTCCGCATCATGGACCCCAATGGCCTGGCTCGCCTGTGGGGGAACCACAAG AACAGGACCAATATGACATACGAGAAGATGTCACGAGCACTGAGACACTACTACAAACTGAACATTATCAGGAAAGAGCCAGGACAGAGACTCTTATTCAG GTTCATGAAAACCCCAGATGAGATTATGAGTGGACAAACTGAAAGGCTGGATCACATAGAGTCTGACACAGAAGATCAAATCTACATCAAAGAGGAATGCTGA
- the LOC121555231 gene encoding ubl carboxyl-terminal hydrolase 18 isoform X1: protein MAGRFFSVFSRSLNQPFRSRLQGLMNYGLSCCVNALLQSFSATWELVDLLDRWNPVDKYKESVPLQLRKVLLAMQSDQSQPAPHQDFLHCLDRNYIRLHVQQDAVEVFLSILNLIQQQMSDKALAQEIQSLYKVTVETYLQCLECTYIESGTSFLLSLPMHIKESHNSLEDCIRLFFELQELRDRDNCYCERCGEKKPSKQGFKLISLPPILCLHLKRFRNSRGYTRKLHCKVTFPETLNISEILTAEALSQSYVQSDSQYSLCAVIVHSGDAMFGHYTAYVRHKKDQSWYYADDSNVRQVSWEEVQNTYGGSEREGTAYMLLYRRTPEGKQQEWSSG from the exons ATGGCAGGAAGATTTTTCTCAGTGTTCAGCCGTAGTTTGAATCAACCTTTCAGGAGTAGGTTACAAG GCCTGATGAACTATGGCCTGTCATGCTGTGTGAACGCTCTGCTGCAGTCCTTCTCTGCCACCTGGGAactggtagacctgctagacag GTGGAACCCAGTTGATAAGTACAAGGAGAGTGTCCCTCTGCAGCTGAGGAAGGTGCTACTAGCCATGCAGAGTGACCAGTCCCAGCCTGCTCCTCATCAAGACTTCCTGCACTGCCTGGACAGAAATTACATCCGCC TCCATGTTCAGCAGGATGCAGTTGAGGTATTCCTCTCCATTCTAAACCTTATCCAACAACAGATGAGTGACAAGGCCTTG GCTCAGGAGATTCAGTCTCTGTACAAGGTTACAGTGGAGACGTACCTTCAGTGTCTAGAATGTACATACATCGAATCTGGGACCAGCTTTCTGCTCAGCCTCCCCATGCACATAAAGGAGAGCCACAACTCCCTG GAGGACTGTATACGGTTATTCTTCGAGCTTCAGGAGCTAAGGGACAGGGATAACTGCTACTGTGAGAGGTGTGGAGAGAAGAAGCCATCCAAACAG GGCTTCAAACTCATCTCCCTGCCCCCTATCTTGTGTCTTCACCTGAAGAGATTCCGTAATTCCCGTGGTTACACCAGGAAACTACACTGCAAAGTCACCTTCCCAGAAACCCTGAACATTTCTGAGATCTTGACAGCAGAGGCACTGTCACAAAGTTATGTACAG AGTGACAGCCAGTATAGTTTGTGTGCAGTCATAGTGCACTCTGGCGATGCCATGTTTGGACACTACACAGCGTACGTTCGTCACAAGAAGGACCAGAGCTGGTACTACGCTGATGATAGTAATGTACGGCAG GTTAGCTGGGAGGAAGTACAGAACACCTATGGAGGAAGTGAAAG AGAAGGCACAGCATATATGCTGCTCTACAGACGAACCCCCGAGGGAAAGCAACAGGAGTGGTCCTCAGGCTGA
- the LOC121555231 gene encoding ubl carboxyl-terminal hydrolase 18 isoform X2, translated as MAGRFFSVFSRSLNQPFRSRLQGLMNYGLSCCVNALLQSFSATWELVDLLDRWNPVDKYKESVPLQLRKVLLAMQSDQSQPAPHQDFLHCLDRNYIRLHVQQDAVEVFLSILNLIQQQMSDKALAQEIQSLYKVTVETYLQCLECTYIESGTSFLLSLPMHIKESHNSLEDCIRLFFELQELRDRDNCYCERCGEKKPSKQRFRNSRGYTRKLHCKVTFPETLNISEILTAEALSQSYVQSDSQYSLCAVIVHSGDAMFGHYTAYVRHKKDQSWYYADDSNVRQVSWEEVQNTYGGSEREGTAYMLLYRRTPEGKQQEWSSG; from the exons ATGGCAGGAAGATTTTTCTCAGTGTTCAGCCGTAGTTTGAATCAACCTTTCAGGAGTAGGTTACAAG GCCTGATGAACTATGGCCTGTCATGCTGTGTGAACGCTCTGCTGCAGTCCTTCTCTGCCACCTGGGAactggtagacctgctagacag GTGGAACCCAGTTGATAAGTACAAGGAGAGTGTCCCTCTGCAGCTGAGGAAGGTGCTACTAGCCATGCAGAGTGACCAGTCCCAGCCTGCTCCTCATCAAGACTTCCTGCACTGCCTGGACAGAAATTACATCCGCC TCCATGTTCAGCAGGATGCAGTTGAGGTATTCCTCTCCATTCTAAACCTTATCCAACAACAGATGAGTGACAAGGCCTTG GCTCAGGAGATTCAGTCTCTGTACAAGGTTACAGTGGAGACGTACCTTCAGTGTCTAGAATGTACATACATCGAATCTGGGACCAGCTTTCTGCTCAGCCTCCCCATGCACATAAAGGAGAGCCACAACTCCCTG GAGGACTGTATACGGTTATTCTTCGAGCTTCAGGAGCTAAGGGACAGGGATAACTGCTACTGTGAGAGGTGTGGAGAGAAGAAGCCATCCAAACAG AGATTCCGTAATTCCCGTGGTTACACCAGGAAACTACACTGCAAAGTCACCTTCCCAGAAACCCTGAACATTTCTGAGATCTTGACAGCAGAGGCACTGTCACAAAGTTATGTACAG AGTGACAGCCAGTATAGTTTGTGTGCAGTCATAGTGCACTCTGGCGATGCCATGTTTGGACACTACACAGCGTACGTTCGTCACAAGAAGGACCAGAGCTGGTACTACGCTGATGATAGTAATGTACGGCAG GTTAGCTGGGAGGAAGTACAGAACACCTATGGAGGAAGTGAAAG AGAAGGCACAGCATATATGCTGCTCTACAGACGAACCCCCGAGGGAAAGCAACAGGAGTGGTCCTCAGGCTGA